The DNA sequence TGCCAAAAGGTATAAAAAATTCTATGTGGTAGTAACAGACTTGTTTCACCCCATTTCCTGCAATGTCATTTGAATTATGAGAGTGGAATTTGTTTTTGCCAAACGATTCAATCCTTCTCTTCAAAACAGAAGTCTAGAATTAAACTGAAGGACGATTTTATCTCTCCTGAGAGTCCCCAGCAAATGATTAGTATTGTTGATAGTGCGCCTGCTTCAGTCAATTAATTGTATCCTAGCAACGATGACGTCATGTCAGTGGAGGGAATGATGTAGCCGATGTGCTCAGTATGAGGGGGATCCCCTGGGGTATTGGCACGCCAAGGCATTCCTGTCTATAGTAGCATAGTCATATAAGTATATTATGAAGACATTGGTCAATTAACATGCACATACAAAGACAACTATATAGCATGGAAATCTGCCAATGTTCTTTGCCATATGTAAAAGATTGACGTCTTTGAAATAGTGCCGGACGTTACCTTCAGCAAAGACATGACAGTCCAGAGGGGTTTTCCCTAAAACGGTTAGCCCCAGTATGTGTTCTGCGACCATAATCGAGTCAGGCTGCCACAACATATTTGGGTTTTCCCCTGTTTGTGTCAcctcaaaatatttcaagagtCTATTGTCGTATTGCCAAAAGCTTGAATCACTACTATTGATTAATTTCAAATGCAGCTAGCATCCATGCATTGATGATATTCAACATGTGTTTTACAGGAAATAAATTCGAACTTAAAAACTTAACcatgttttttttcttactGCTAGGCTATCAATGGTTTTATTATTGTCAGCAACTGCCAAGGAAAACTTTTATACATCTCAGAAAACGTCACTGAATACCTGGGCCACTCAATGGTACGTATAAGTTATCAATGTAGTGAAAGAAATTGTCCTTGACTCTATTCTTGCTGATATATTCGAACGTTGTCTCTATCGAGTTCGTTTATATTGTTTAATTGACTGAAATGTCTCTACTCAAGTATAAGTTCGCATATCTACAGTAAGCATCTTCAAAACTTTTGAATCTGTGAAACTCACTTAAAGTTTCCGTCTTTCAGATTGACTTGCTGACACAAGGGGGCAGCGTCTTTGATGTCATCGATGAACGTGACCATGACATTGTTAGAAGCCAAATAAGATTGTACGAGAACACAGCCACAGGTGAGCCAAGAATGCATCGTTATTCCCCTTTGGCAGCAAAGCTTATGCTCCAATAAATGGCGTTTCTGAAATATGCCGGGCGAAATAATGGCATAAAGACATTGGTAGCCTTTGAGAACGGATGTTAAACAATGCCAAATAACGTTAGCTCTAAGTGTGATATCGTAAAACATTAATGTATACGAAATTAAAATTAAACTACGCAAGGTGAACTGACGAAAATCGCACGAAAAATCCTCAGTAAAACGTTCCTAACGTGCAGCCGATCGTACATGATATCCGTCAACTAACAGAGTGTCCTACATGTTCATGGTAGAGACGCTCAAAAGTGGCTGACTATATTACTAAGTGACTGTCGTTTGTCTTTTCGAATTTAGGTCAAACTGAACGAGCATTTTTCTGTCGAATGAATACGTCTCGATCGATGCGAAGACAGGACAATTGTAGCGACAACAAGGTGTGTATGTCTGCAAGTGTAATCCACCGTATTTTCGCTGCGCCCTCTGAGCTGTACACTGCTGTAATCCAACtccatttactgtaaaatgtagCCTAATCcaaataaatatattgcacaattCAACCCGACCACTCAGTTTTACGTCCATTACAGTCCTCGATGGTCTTATAAAGCCACTGTATGTTGTCTTATTTACCAGGTTGTACACATTCGGGGTCGATTTCATACCAGTGTACCAGGTAGCAGCTGGAATCCAGCGCCCGTGTTTATTGGTGTCTGTTCACCGGTGTCGGGCACAGCAAAGCGAATGAACGACAGCGCTATCTTCGATACTATGGTGTTCATGAGTCACCACACCATGGATATGAAATTACAAAGTGCGTCGTCAAGGTGGGTGTTAAATTTTCTTACTTTGACGGCTTTTATTGAATTCGACGTGATATTTGTTGTTACTTTGGAGATTTGTCAAAAAGCGAAGGGAGAAATTCGGGGGAAATCCCCTGAATTTTAGATATTGTTCCACAGCGACGCCCCTCCTAATGTCAATCCAGTCGTTTTGTCTTCTCAAAGTCTATtggcaaataaaacataatAAGGTTCAATATCGCAATATActgaatatttaatttttggttttattttagTGTATTCTTCCATCTTGGTTACACGGCTGAAGAACTATACGCCACTTCTTGGTATAATCTCCTGTATGGTGAAGACGATATTACTGGACGAACCCACCATGATTATTGTaagtgttttttctttctttttcgttTCTCTTTCACATTAATATGGTCGTCATGTTTTCTCAGATACGTCTGCTCATAAATTCTGGAATTTAATTTACGAATAGTGAACATTATTTTAGGAATATCGTACATGTTAAGTATAAAGTGTTCGGATAAAACAGCTTGACAACCGTATCACGGACAATGAAATGGTAAACGATTACACGCAGCTGGTAGTTGATCCGTTTATAGAATTGTCAAAGCTTTACAGTGATTACCCTTAACAAATTCGTCCGTTTGTTTCTACACAGTGATCCAGCAGGTCCAACAAGGTCGGCAAAATAGTTGTGAGTTTGTGGTCAGAATGAAACACAAGGACGGAACGACAGTAAATGTTTGCATCAACGCAAGCAGCAGACCGGACTTGGCCGATACACCAATCATTTGCGAAAACCGTGTCATTAGGTAGGTGCAAACCAGAAACAACTCCTTTCGTTTTAAACTTTCGAATTTAACTCAAAGATTCCTTTCTGATATAAGGAAACAGTGATATGACAAAGTTCATGGCTATTGTTTAAGCCCTCTGAATGGTGATACCTGGAACATTTTCCAGATAATTTGATTATACATGATCTGAGATTCAAAGACCGACTTCGATATGCTCAGCTCGCTGGCAACAGCATTTTGTCGCCACGCCACCGGAACGTACATTGCCTGTTTTTTTTCACCTCGCTGTGGGGATAATTTAAATGACTGGAATCGGCAATTAAGTTTTGAAACTTAAGGTAGTTTGATAACATGGTGCCCGAGAATGATATTTacgtgtatttttcatgtttcatattttacagTGATAACGAAATGTACTACTACAAAATCCTACAACAAAACATGGTGACTGAGAGTTTTTCAATGAGTGCCATCAACCATCATGTATTTCCAATCCAATCGACCAATGTACAGTCTTCGGAAATATGGCCAATTGACGTGCCCGCTGAACACAATCAACACGACTTTTTCCCGTCAGTAAGCGATGACAACATTGCAGAGACCGGCAACAGCCATTATCTGACAACTCCGCCACCAAACCTACAAGAGACATCCCAAACTCCAAGCCCGGGAGCCACATTTTCAGCTTTAAAAGAAGCCACCATGGAACTGGTACGCAAGCGGCTGAAACGCCGTCTCAGCGAACAGTCCAGTGAAGAACCGCTCTTCAAATCTTGCCGCTTCAACGAAACCGACGAGGATGACCAGAGATACGACGTGAAAATCAGTACTTACTCGTTTCCAGTGGCCAGTCCATTTGGAAGCCGATTTAGTCGAATTGAAAACTCGAATAGCAGCTGTATGTACCCATCTGGGCCCTCCAGTACATTGAACAATCTTACCGGGAACATGGCATCGATTGACGGTGTGCAGATGATCAGCCGACTCAACGAACATTTTGCACCACCCCCGACACCAGTAACGCCGTCAAATTGCGCTAATAGTCTAGACGTTATGAGTAGCAGGGCTGCTCCGCACTTGGTACTGAACAACATCAGTTTGAAGTCAGAAATTTCGATCCCGGACAGTCTCTTAACGCCAGATCCGTCTCCGACCATCGACACAACAGGTGGTTCGTCAATCACGCCCAGAGTACAATCTCGGTTCACGTACAACTTTTCCGGTGCAGCTCTAGAAAAAGACGCTCAACCAAGGTCTCTATATGATATGGATTCTGCCAAGCAATCCGTACCAGACGAAGAAAAAACACTGTCCGAAGAGGATTTGAACACTCTGCGAGAGTTGGCTGCCAGTCTACTGAATCAAACCAAGTCGAACCAGATCAAAGACTCTTCAAAGAACGTAAAACGTGAAAATTTAGAAGAAGACGTTAAACATAACATCAAATGTTTTGGAAAGCTGACAGGAACGGGGAGTAGGGAAAAAGACCACTGCGTACCATCTGAATACAGCCGAGTGAGAGACAGTGAGACTTTGCAAGATTCCTCACTTTTCTCCGATCAGTCACCGATCTACGCACACGATTCACCATTGAGTACATCATCTGTTGGGGACGCCGCCTGCCTACCATCACCGACGTCTGTGACGTCGTCACCATCATCGTCATCCTCCGCTGCAGGTCAGCCAGGAACTCCTTCACATAATCTGGAATCTGCTGAGCAGCTCCAACTCAATCTTCTAATCAACGACCAGGAGTCGATCACGAGTGAGCAGAGCTACTCAGACCAATCTGATGCTAGCAGTTTTATAGACGAATTAGAAAGTTATGATATGGAACTAATCTCCAACCCATGTAACACTTCCCCAAGTCATGGGGACCTTGAGTTCTATGAACTTAATACTAACGCTGATGTCAGTCCATTCCACTAGTAAATGTAAGTATGAATCTTTTGTTGTGTTTTAAGAAATATatgtaaacataattttcatacGCTTACAGTTTATTCCTCTTGAAGTAAACGTACTTTAACTAGAATGTTATGAGATATTTGCCTCCTCCAAATCATAATTTGTAGTTTTCAGTGTTTTCGAAAGTTTGTGTATCACTGTCAACAAACTCCCCCTTCCCcctaaaaatatgaatattatgaTTGGTCAGTTTTACAATCTCTTTTCACGTGGTTCATACAGAACTGTGGCGAAATGGACAGTTGACTTGAAATGACGTGTCCGACTGGCTATCAGTGATTATGGTTGGTCGGCCAATTGATTAGTTGTCTTCTTTAAGAAGTCAGCATcgacaaaacatcaaaacattatAAATCGGCAAGTAGTGAAACAGCGTGTGCCATTGAAATGTGTGCTATTTTGTTTGGATTTGACCCCTCTCTTCCTCGGTTCCAAGTACAACACCCTGACACAGATTTCACCATGGTATTACATTTTATATGCAGTGACCCTTTGCGTGTGCAGTGTTGTCGGTTAATTCGTCCAGCACAAGTCCATACAAATGTTCTAACGTTCTTGTTTCTCGTCTTTTTTCTCTCCAGGTTGTGGAAATCCCTAGCTGTGAGtttgtgtatcaaaaataaGTCTACGACTTGTAACTTGTATGGCATATTGTCATGTTCAAAGCAGAAGGAAAGAAAACTAACCGATATCTAAAAGAGCCATTTAATTCTACCCGACAACCGCCTAATCTCCTGAGTAATAACTGCAACCCTTTAGCGGATGCCTGACACCAGCTCTTCACAGCATTCAATCTAAGACGACAATTACTTGGATTCTAATCGTGTTCTATTTTACTGACGTAGATTCGATGCACATTCTAAGGTTTGCAGAGCGAACAGCTCAATTTCTCAGTGTACTATGGTTATATATGCCTCCATATTAAAATCAAGGAAGTAGCCATCTACACTGCAACCCAAGCAAAAATGCAATGTCTTCTATTAAGCTTTCGTCATGTTCAAGTATGCAGAGTAATTATAAGAGCCACTCTTAAGCATTATCGTTGTGAAAAAAGCGATAAACTATcattttcaaagtgtcaacttaaTTGTATGTGAAGATGGTGTTGTGTACCGTAGAGACATGTTTTGCCCTCTATTGTAAATGTATGTTTTTAGTTCTTCTGTCAACGAAGGGTTATTTCATGAGCTGAGCTCAATAGACCCAACTTTTTACGAGTTTAACTAAGTAAGTGTGTATCTTATTGTTGAAACTATGTTGATCGTATCTTTCAAGTTTTCGTATCGGCTTTCACGccgtgtttttgtaaaaaaaccgTGGAAAACGcataaaataatatatacatatataaagaATTTATTGTTATTTGCGACATTTCGCCTCAGGGTTTCAATGCCGTGCTACGATAGGTGGCGAGTGTTTAGTGTTGAATCACTGCCTGAAAAGTTCAACTGTCAATCATGGCAGAGATGAGTTTACCTCTCCTTTTAAAATTTGTCCGACAAATCGTAGCTGTAGATCCACACAGTGAAATTATTAACGTATTAAATTGTGTCGTATTGTGAGATATCAACAATGTTCAGATCTGATTCGATACTTTGAGTTGAAATCATGATAAAAGTTGAGTTTTACAGTGTGTTAGCACCCGTCACTTTGCTGGCAAATATTACATATTGCGACTTTTCCTATTACTTTACAGATTTCGTTTTATTTTTAATGAGCTGGACTCAATTTTGAGAAAGAACTATATTTTAGCATTTTACTTATACAATTCTACTTGAGCTGTAATGTTCAATCAAATTTAGTGAATAATTGCTGGACAATTATCGCTCTAAgataaatgtttatattttatcAAAGCAAGGACTCTATCAGAgattttttgtgtatttgacatttttgtacTTATTGTTTTGTTACATTATTAGAATATTGTGTATACTTTTTAATCAATCATTTTCTGGATTGAATACAAATTATATCTTCATCGTTATGGTAATGGATAGGAAATGATGTGTTTTGAAGAGTTAATTGATCAATTCAACATAGTCAAGTTCTGTTCTTGTAGAAATTGGAGGAGATATTTTCGTATGTGGCAGCTGTTTTAAGATTATAGTTATAAGGAAGAGTCTTTACGTTTTTATATGTTCATACAAATATAACATATCACGTAAAATAAACGGTTAAGAATAATAGTTTGACTGAGATTTGTCTGTCTTACTGATGTCCCTATCCTAACTCTAATTTCTGTTACATGACTTTTCGATGAAATATGACAGCGTATGCTCGATATTTCAAAGCAAGCCCACATTTCCAGTTTCCGTGTCCATTGCCATGTTAATTAAGAATGTTGAATGCAATCAATAATCACATATCTCATACATGCCATGGTCTATCGTAATTTGATTTGATCTGGTCTATACCTGAAACCTGTTGTACGTTTCGGCTTGTCCCTAATGCGTTTTTGTCAGCTGATGGTCTTGCTGAGGTCCTAGTCGAATTCGGTCGTCAAACATGTAATATGTGCACACAATTTTTTATGGATAAGCAACACACTTACGTCTAAAATGTTTCAGATTAGAGACAAGGGCAAGAAAAACAGGCTACGCAATGTAGTACAGTATGTCTATTTGAGACACTTGTGATTTTTCCTTAAATGAAAGTTGAAGGTGGCTGACATACATAATCCGAGGAAAAAATTGTGATTATGTGTCAGTAGAAAAGTCTGCAACATTTTTGGCTGGAATTATCATCATATTCCCCGTGTTTTGTATACTTTTGCGAAATTCGACTTGTTGCACCCATATACGCCTTTTACGATTTTATTCAATTCATCTCTCTTACTgtacttttttcatattcaaatagCTCTTGAAAAGTTCGGCAAGCAAAACAATACAACTTCCTTGTTTATCTGTTGCGGGAAAGGGGAAAACGTTCAAGAAACCCCGATCTGTCCCCTGTCTACAAATTGTCGGTCACACCTTTCAAACCTTGCCTTATTTGCCTAGTATCGGTTAATCTTTAACACCAGTTTTTGCAATAGAAAATAGACGTTCGACATGTTCATTTTTTACTGTCAGGTCGAACAATCACAACAAATAACCTTGTAAAACGATCAAGGAAGTAAATACTGACTGGCGAACTGAGGAAAAAGTAATGTAATTGTGACATGGATGATTCTATGCAAAGCTGTGATTTGACGAGATTTTCAGCTGTGTTCCCCAGACGAATCCACCAAgtacttgaaacatgtttgacGTGCAAACGAAATGTGACCACAATAGTTCTCGGTTGCACATATCATTAATTTGTATCTTCTTTGAGTGCGTGTTTTTTTAATTATGAACTGTCACTACCCACTGCAAGTCAAACGTTTCAGTTTTTATCTAACATACTGGTCTTATTGTACACTATCTCTGACAATCAGCACTGAATACGCCGACCCCTTAATTGGAAATAGACTGTTTTAAAATTGATAAGAatcaccgtcatttctattgTGTTCCTACTGTCATTTGATCAAAGGAAATTAAATCTTGTTCGAATCATGTCAAAGTTGAAGTTTCGAAACCATTTACACTGTGACCTTTGAACCGATCAGGCGTTGATATTTGTAACTTTGAAGATCCATATGTTGGTATGACAGACACAAGATGTACTCACAAATCTTTCGGAAATGTGAAATTTAATAAAACGGTAAAATACTGTCACGATAAATCAGTGGCTTCCTAGCTAGGATATTCAACAGTGTAAAAAATACTGACAGACTTGGAATACGAGGCATGGCGTCACAAGtatttatttttatccattACACGTATGTCTACATATTGTCCAGTACTGAGTGTCACTCGACACCGGGGTGAAGTGAAGATTGGCGGAGCATGCGggggttttgttgttgttgtttttgttgtttgttttgcttAGTTTTTTACTTTAGTAGCAGAATATGTAACGTGTCTTACAACAATGAATTGCAAAGTAGTGAGCTCACTACTTTGCAATTCGTTGTTGTAAGACACGTTACATTGCTGGGCATATCCCCTGAGCATATCTGTGCAGATCATAAAAAGAATGCACATAGGTGTGACATCATCGGATTTCGATTTCATCTATTCAAATGTATCTGCATATGTAGTCTAAAAGTTAACTTATATCCGTACTTATTAAGATTCTGTTCCGAAATGAAATCTaggaagtaaaaagaaaagaaggCGTGGCATTGTATTTTAACTATAATGGTGTTCTCATCGTCAATGACGGGACTTGGGCTGAACTGTCAAACCACGGTAAATGACAGAGACGCCATATGTATATGCGAATACCATTCCGAGTAAACATGCTTAACTTTCTACAGACATCATCATGACTAGTCTAATGCAAAATCTACCACCGTGAACAATCGTTAAGGCGTCGTACGTAAGATTTCGTTGAAACGTGTGACCTAGCAGTGACTTCACCGTATGGCACCCCTAACCAGTCTTCACCGACACCATAGAGGGTTCCCAGGGACTAAGTCTTGCGTTCTGTCCGCATTTTCAATTCATTAAAGTCAAGCACAACTGCGTGTCCGTTTAAATTAGTCcaggaattgaaaaaaaaacaatacacATGGAATATAGTTACTACAATTGCGTAGACGTCAAAGCACTTATAAAAAATACGATTTCATTCTGGTAAGCTGAATAAACATTCGGCCGAATAGTTCTAAAAGTTACCTAAGACACCGATTTGAAATGTTAGTAATGTCACCTCATATTTCTTGTCGGCCTGCCTTATTTGATTTGCATCGCTTCATCAATACCTGTTACCATGCCTCTTTGAAAAACAGGATGTGGTGTGAAGGGGTGACCTTAGAGTGACCTGTTTACTTTGAATAGAGGCTAAATCATATCTGTGGGTTGCCTTCACTTGTTCTCTGAGGGTCTAGGTATACAGTATACGCAAGACAATACTATGGCAATGATCCAGAACAGTTAGGCTGGTGATGAATATCCGTAATAAGGTGTTCACTTGCAGAAGTTTTACATTTCCTCGTAACCCTTCTAGTCATATTTCCTTATACCACTTCAGGTTGATTGACGCTATGGCTTTTATCAGTATTAGTACAACATTTCTACAGGGAACATAACTTTACAAGTCCAATGAAGCTGGGGAAACGTACAAAACATTTCACTGATACTCGGCTGAACATAAAGACGTTGATTtagaataattatttgaaaacgaAGAGATTTTGCAGACGTCAGTAAGTTTTGAAGGAGATTGAGAGATGATTACAGGTACAACATAGGTTAAAAGGGAAGCTTATGGTGCTGTTATAGGGGTCAATCCATATAGTTGCAGATGAAATTACTGCATGTGAACAAACATGATTATTTTCTTAGTTGCAGGAAACTCTGACAGGAAGACTTACTATAGCTTGGTGTATGCTATTATGAATGCCATGTAGATGTACTGTTAGCTGTTTATTTTAAGAGAAAGCATTTTCTGTATATTCGATGGTGAAATGTCCATGGTTTGTAGTGTTCTTTAGTGAGTCGAAATTTTATCGATATCCAGCTGCATAAACATAACAGAGAATTCGAATATGTTCAAACACCTTTTGTTAATGTTTCACAAAGTTACTTAAAGTGCGAGCTCTATTAATTGGATTTAGATTTTCCCAGCCGAGTCTGCTTCTGAAATCTGAATAATACAGTGTTTCATTGTgttttgtcatttcaaagattaaaGTTGCTTCAACTTAAATAGCCGGTAATGAATAGAATCCATTCACAGCACTTTTTGAGGGGAGGGTATAGTTGGTGGGGGACACTTAAAAAACTTCAACAACTTATAAGGAATAACCGAAAATCATcgcaatttgaaaaaaagaagaaCTAAGGTGAAAATTCTACTCTGATGCAGACATCGGAGACCCAGTGGAGACCTAGAAGCAGCTGTTGACAGTAGGGCTGACATGTACGCCAAATCGCCAAGGGGGACAGAAAAATGATAAACAAGAAAGAAcagaaatgaagtaaaaatcaAATCCTTACGTACAGTCCAGGCGAGTAATTTGACATTATTCATACATTGCGATACAGAAATTATCGTAAATGCCAACGTTTTCATGAGTGTATATTGAAGTAGAATTACCAGCAGAGCGCTGTT is a window from the Ptychodera flava strain L36383 chromosome 11, AS_Pfla_20210202, whole genome shotgun sequence genome containing:
- the LOC139144284 gene encoding neuronal PAS domain-containing protein 4-like isoform X2 is translated as MLISRYVRSTRGASKQRRDLINAEIKNLRDLLPLPDSVKTRLSYLHIMSLACVYTRKSNFFSQEEFSIGQSDGVTQRQISPLTDVQFDFTPAINGFIIVSNCQGKLLYISENVTEYLGHSMIDLLTQGGSVFDVIDERDHDIVRSQIRLYENTATGQTERAFFCRMNTSRSMRRQDNCSDNKVVHIRGRFHTSVPGSSWNPAPVFIGVCSPVSGTAKRMNDSAIFDTMVFMSHHTMDMKLQSASSSVFFHLGYTAEELYATSWYNLLYGEDDITGRTHHDYLIQQVQQGRQNSCEFVVRMKHKDGTTVNVCINASSRPDLADTPIICENRVISDNEMYYYKILQQNMVTESFSMSAINHHVFPIQSTNVQSSEIWPIDVPAEHNQHDFFPSVSDDNIAETGNSHYLTTPPPNLQETSQTPSPGATFSALKEATMELVRKRLKRRLSEQSSEEPLFKSCRFNETDEDDQRYDVKISTYSFPVASPFGSRFSRIENSNSSCMYPSGPSSTLNNLTGNMASIDGVQMISRLNEHFAPPPTPVTPSNCANSLDVMSSRAAPHLVLNNISLKSEISIPDSLLTPDPSPTIDTTGGSSITPRVQSRFTYNFSGAALEKDAQPRSLYDMDSAKQSVPDEEKTLSEEDLNTLRELAASLLNQTKSNQIKDSSKNVKRENLEEDVKHNIKCFGKLTGTGSREKDHCVPSEYSRVRDSETLQDSSLFSDQSPIYAHDSPLSTSSVGDAACLPSPTSVTSSPSSSSSAAGQPGTPSHNLESAEQLQLNLLINDQESITSEQSYSDQSDASSFIDELESYDMELISNPCNTSPSHGDLEFYELNTNADVSPFH
- the LOC139144284 gene encoding neuronal PAS domain-containing protein 4-like isoform X1, which produces MEEHTLSRTENVGHKELRRQGSQFHVTSQRENIDFTSPALVAAMFYPTAGQEGSFVGSVVSSSTKPAPVCLSSLTLPVSVDNPSPSPRVASSFKPFSQHPHHHHHHQWSSPMTLCQQSESIPVNVNSKMNTMKSKKSAPFRSTRGASKQRRDLINAEIKNLRDLLPLPDSVKTRLSYLHIMSLACVYTRKSNFFSQEEFSIGQSDGVTQRQISPLTDVQFDFTPAINGFIIVSNCQGKLLYISENVTEYLGHSMIDLLTQGGSVFDVIDERDHDIVRSQIRLYENTATGQTERAFFCRMNTSRSMRRQDNCSDNKVVHIRGRFHTSVPGSSWNPAPVFIGVCSPVSGTAKRMNDSAIFDTMVFMSHHTMDMKLQSASSSVFFHLGYTAEELYATSWYNLLYGEDDITGRTHHDYLIQQVQQGRQNSCEFVVRMKHKDGTTVNVCINASSRPDLADTPIICENRVISDNEMYYYKILQQNMVTESFSMSAINHHVFPIQSTNVQSSEIWPIDVPAEHNQHDFFPSVSDDNIAETGNSHYLTTPPPNLQETSQTPSPGATFSALKEATMELVRKRLKRRLSEQSSEEPLFKSCRFNETDEDDQRYDVKISTYSFPVASPFGSRFSRIENSNSSCMYPSGPSSTLNNLTGNMASIDGVQMISRLNEHFAPPPTPVTPSNCANSLDVMSSRAAPHLVLNNISLKSEISIPDSLLTPDPSPTIDTTGGSSITPRVQSRFTYNFSGAALEKDAQPRSLYDMDSAKQSVPDEEKTLSEEDLNTLRELAASLLNQTKSNQIKDSSKNVKRENLEEDVKHNIKCFGKLTGTGSREKDHCVPSEYSRVRDSETLQDSSLFSDQSPIYAHDSPLSTSSVGDAACLPSPTSVTSSPSSSSSAAGQPGTPSHNLESAEQLQLNLLINDQESITSEQSYSDQSDASSFIDELESYDMELISNPCNTSPSHGDLEFYELNTNADVSPFH